A stretch of Pseudophryne corroboree isolate aPseCor3 chromosome 9, aPseCor3.hap2, whole genome shotgun sequence DNA encodes these proteins:
- the LOC134958747 gene encoding paraneoplastic antigen Ma1 homolog, whose product MEKFTGEDISAWCQRKKKNPKKCLSVGGNFLEFSDEEIVERLARLYGIIRPRIVDKWMGGLGRVVAVLIETDNELETDVIPLIVVANEEMGRRWNVMWPNIWGDEEAATSVHISVPPLDNPNRGERNSGGEGGDVQDTGANATGGQFEVIMDRVVTQLERWHYEGSYRRLRIFSGILPVPSGEETYEAWKEAAVQQVEEWQCPDKIKRQRVVESLRGPAMGIIQAARRSNPNATLETFFEALDYAYGTLEDVGDLTSRLHHTFQELTEKLSAFLIRLDKLLYKIVDKGGIVREDVDRSRMKQLLRGALTTDPVAQKLRCSGILKNLFLPLTSC is encoded by the coding sequence ATGGAAAAGTTTACTGGGGaagatattagtgcttggtgtcaaCGGAAGAAAAAAAATCCCAAGAAATGTTTAAGTGTGGGAGGGAATTTTTTGGAATTCTCTGATGAGGAGATAGTGGAAAGGTTAGCCAGGTTATATGGAATAATTAGGCCAAGGATTGTAGATAAATGGATGGGAGGATTGGGAAGAGTAGTGGCAGTACTGATAGAAACAGATAATGAATTGGAGACTGATGTAATACCATTGATAGTGGTAGCCAATGAAGAGATGGGTAGGAGGTGGAATGTGATGTGGCCTAACATATGGGGGGATGAAGAAGCAGCAACTAGTGTACATATATCAGTGCCCCCTCTAGACAACCCTAATAGAGGTGAGAGGAATAGTGGTGGTGAAGGGGGTGACGTTCAGGATACTGGTGCAAATGCCACCGGTGGACAGTTTGAGGTCATAATGGATAGAGTGGTCACTCAGTTAGAGAGGTGGCATTATGAAGGGAGTTATAGGCGGTTACGGATCTTTTCCGGGATTCTACCTGTACCATCAGGAGAGGAGACATATGAGGCCTGGAAAGAAGCGGCGGTACAGCAAGTAGAAGAATGGCAGTGCCCAGATAAGATAAAGAGACAGAGGGTAGTAGAAAGCTTGAGAGGGCCGGCTATGGGAATTATACAAGCTGCTAGACGTAGTAATCCTAATGCTACTTTAGAAACATTCTTTGAGGCATTAGATTATGCATATGGCACCCTTGAGGACGTGGGAGATCTCACCTCTAGGTTACACCACACGTTCCAGGAACTGACGGAAAAGCTAAGTGCATTCTTGATTAGGTTAGACAAGCTACTATATAAGATAGTGGATAAAGGAGGTATAGTAAGGGAGGATGTGGACAGAAGCCGGATGAAACAGTTACTGCGGGGTGCCTTGACCACCGACCCAGTAGCTCAGAAATTAAGATGTTCAGGAATTTTAAAGAACCTTTTTCTACCTTTAACGAGCTGTTAA